The following DNA comes from Anopheles coustani chromosome 2, idAnoCousDA_361_x.2, whole genome shotgun sequence.
ttctgtttaaaaCTGTTGATCACAGAGTTATATATACAGCTTTGGACTTTAgtattaaacattttgttgtGTTAAACATTACTGTTTTATAAAAGGCGTAAGAAAATAAAGGAAGTTTCGTACAATGTTCAAACTTGAAAAAGAAATTCGTACTAATACGGGGGCAGGGCATTTTGGAGTCTAAGTTGATTCGACtgagttttccttctttagtaTACTTCCAGCACTGAATCTATTTCTACTGTCGTTTTTTTCCTAGGATTACTCACCATCGCTGTTAGGGCATACCAAGGGCCCACCGGAATCGCCATCGCACGAGTCAACACCGGGCTCGAGCGTACCAGCACAAAACATGCCATCGATCAACGAGTCCCCGTAAACTTCGGGCTGCCGGCAGACACTATCCGGTAACAGGGGAACAATTCCAGCACGCAAGTCAAAGGAAGAATCTGTGAAAAAAGGTGTGATGTTGAAAACACTGCTACCGATTCCTACCGGTATCATTGCATACTCCTTACCTTTCGATCCCGCTACGGTGGCACCCCATCCGGAGATGGTACAGTTTTTGCCCGCCTCGTACGGCGCGTTCTGCGCTGGCAGGCAGATCGGTTGCACGTAGTTATTGAAGCGCACTGGCGTCTTAAGCACAACGACCGCGATGTCGTTGCTCATGTGGTGACCCTGACGGAACTGCTCGTGGATATACGTGTTCTCAACGAAAATGTCCATCTCGGCTTGATCGTACGCGGTCGTATGGTAGTCTCCGATGCGCACCCGGTAAGTACTTTTCGCGTACCCGACCAGACAGTGGGCTGCCGTGAGGACGTGGTATCGCGTGATTAACACCGCTCCACACCAGTGAAGCGTTTTCACACGTAGCGAAGCCTGCCATGGATGGTGGCCGTACACTGTCTCGGAACCGTGGACAACCCGAGCACCGTAGGTGGGTTTCCGAAGGGTCGGATCAACCATCACCCGGCCACAGCTGTCGGGATGAATTTTGCGCGAACGCTCGACGAAATCGAATCGAGGATTCGGTCGAGTATTCCGTAACCGTGCCGTTCTTGGTTTGGTCGGTACATACACGCCGCACCGCACACCGACGTCCTCCGAGTGACCACAATTATGCTGGCCCCAGTGCCAGTGGACACAGTGCTCGATCGACGTTTCCGTGCCATTGCAAGCCACCTGATCGAGCCAAATCTGCCCCGAACCGGGCGGATAAACGTTCTTTCTAACCTCCGCCGTTCCGTTGAATCCTAGCTGACGGCAAATAACTCTCGCCTCGCGCACCCCAAAGTCGTCATCACACACCGTTCCCCACGTTCCATGGTAGTTGATCTCCACGCGTCCCTCGCGATCATTCGGACCGCCCGCCAAACGGACGGCTAGTGGAGCCTTGCAGTGATCTGGCAACTCGTCCGACCCATCCGCACAGTCCCGCACGTTGTCGCATAGGAACTGCAGCGGAATGCACTCTTCTGACGCGTGACACAGCCAGTAATCCTGCGGACAAGTCATGATGGGCGTTCGGCACACCACTCCCACCACTTCTTCAGCATTGCAATCGCTCACACCCCACCCATTAAAGTTGCACTCTCGCAATGAACTTTCGTTTCCATGGCATCGGACGGCATCCATCATGAAGAACGGCCCATCCTCATCCCCGCTCGGATCGGTTGCATTTGGCGGGAAATGTGAGTGTGGTTTCACCTCCATTGCTCCACCCTCGTAGCCAGCCTCACGGCATACCACATTTGCCGCATCGATTCCAAAGCTGTCGTCACAGACGTACCCCCAACGATCGTACACCTTCACCTGCACGTTTCCTTGGGCCTTTTTCGAAAGCTTCAGTTCGTAACCGATATGATCACATACTTTTTCATCGGCCCGATTGCCACAGCCGTCCTTTCCGTCGCAAACTTCCGCCTCGTCGATGCACACTCCGTTCCCACAGACGAACTTACCGTAGCAAGGGTCCtgtgttgtcgtcgtcgttctcaccgtcgttgttgtcgtcgttgtcggtGCTCGGGTTGTCGTTGCATGAGGAACTATCATTGGTTGCCATGGATTGGGACGATTGTCCCCGAATCGACTGCGCACGGCAGGAGGCTTACTGGTGGTAGTCGTCGTagtcgtcgtggtcgtggtgGTTGGCCTACGGTAGATCGGATAAACAACTGACTCTGGTGGAGGGGTTGGCTGTTCCATGATGTACGGCGGAGGAAGTGGCCAGGATGCCAATGGAACCGGAtccgaagcaccgtagaagaACTCATTCACTTCGCCAGGAGTCGGAAGGAGGCTGTACGGTGCTGCAACGGTTGACTTACTACCACGTGGTGTCGGTGGTGGCAATCCTATCACTTGCACCACAGGTGGCTCCTCAGTAGTGGTCGTGGTAGTCGTCATCATAGTGCTCAATTTTGTGGCGTTCAATTCCACCCCCTGCTTGTGTTCCTTCATGTATGGGGATAACATAAGCTTGAGTGCGTCCAGATGTTGCTGGACATTAATGTCTTCCTTGCGTACCGTGGGTTGTGGCGTTCCTAGGGGACGGGCTATAGTTGTTGGATACTCGGAAAGTGGTACTCTAGTGGTCGTTGAGCTAGCAGTTGGTGGCGGTGGAACGTAAACGGGCCTATGGATGGACTGTACTTCCTCTATAGGATCACGTTTAAGTGAATGGATTGCTTTAGTTGGAGGTGGTTCGTAGACAGGATATGGCCTTTGTTCCGGTTGTCGTTGCGCTGGTGCTCTTGTAGGGTCCAAGCGAGATGCTTTCGGTTGGCGACGATCCACTTCCGGTGCTCCGATATTAAAACGTAAATCGAAACCTCCATATTCGGCATCTTGATCCCTGTTATCGTCATATTCATTACCATCCGCTGTGGTTTCTTTCAGAAGTTCAATTTCTTCTACATCGGGATGAATGGATTGTTGTCCACTGGTATCATAACCTCCCGGAGAACCACCAGGCTGAACGACAACAGATACGGGTTGGGATCCGGCTGAAGCCTGCGTGGGATAATGAGCTCGAGGAGGAGTAGGACTCTGTGGTACCGGAATTTGTGGCCGGTTGATACCGAGTATAATGTTCTCCGTATTGTCGCAGTCTACGTTATAGATGTGGTCACATACGAGAATTCGCGAATTAAAAGCCGTACCCGGACCACAATCTTGAATGTGGCGAGCACCATTATTACAGTTTACAAACTTCCTGCAGTCGGTTGGATGGGGTAGTAGTCCGATAACACCCGGCGGACACACCGGTTCTTGCTCCTGCTTCGGTGCGGTGTAAGCGGCAAGTTTCGGAGCCTCACGGGTTTCGGTGGCTGGTCTAATACCATTCAGAGATACCGGTGCGGGTAGACAGCTTACCTTAGAAGCATGATCGCATTCACGTGTCTCCGGATTGAACAAAGTACCGGGTGCACAGCTCTGAATGAAACCGCGTCCTTTCCAGCAGTTTAGAAACTGGCGGCAGTCCATTGCGTACACGAAATGACCAGTCATACCCTCCGGGCAGTTGATACCGTCAAAGTCCTTAAGGGATGGGTGGATCGGAGCGCGGACAGCAGGTTTTGCAGATAACGTTTCGCCGATCAAACGATCCTCCGCACCGTATCCAAAGCTCGAGCGAGAGGCTAAGGGGAccgattgctgctgctgggtgtACGGTAAAGCTCGAGCTTTAGCTTCCGGTGCACGCTGTCCATCTCTAGGAAAAGGTGCTAGCGGTACTCCCGGTTGGTAAAGTGGAGCCGACGGGCCGTGCTGTTGCACTGTATGATGCTGCCTTTGTACCGGTGCATACTGACGGACCATTGGGGTGTAGTACGTAGTCTCCGCTTCGTACGGCCGATGATGGTGTACCTGACTATAAGAACCGTGCATTTCCGGCATCATATGAACGTGGTTCTGTTGTGGCGACGTCCTTGGATCGTAGATCTGGGGTTTTAATAGAAAAGCGGTAGTCAAATGCGATTAGGAAAGTATATTTgctaaatttgatcaaaacaaTCATTTGCAACGATCTAGGAGAGAGATTACGTAGtagaatttaaaatatgacACGTACGAAATTCATTTTCTTGCTCATGTACATTCACGGGAAGTATTAACTTTTTACATTGGCTTAGTGCAAcgattataaaacaaatctcaGACGACATTTGATCGATAACAATTAATTAATATatcaaatattaataaaacaaatgtttcaaaagGTGGTCATTAGAGAACAGTTatgtaattttcatttttcattagaGAACAAATATGTATTGCGCAGTTACAAAATGCAAGACTGATTTTTCGAAGCGATTAACGTTTGTTTCTTGTGAAATACAAAGATTAAAAAGCAAATTACTCTTCAATCAAAACAACTGCTTTATGTTAGTGATAATGATAATATGAATGAGTAATTGTCAACAACATAAAACCTCTGGAACATCAGATGAAACGCTATCAGCACATGAACGCATGTATTTGAAGACAACAATCTCTTGTTCGCTTCgagttgtttgcttttcgttgCTAATATAGTAAGACAAACATGAGATCAATTACCGTTCAGGTCTATGAAGCTATTTGACATGAAAAATGCTGTCTACAAACAATTAATAATTATGAATCAAAATTCTAAAGAAAAAATCTGTGAGGTGGAGACGATCCTCATTCTTCCCGTTCTATCTGCgttttcaattgaaaagtatatttgcattttgtttttgcacagaagttctttttttattttttaactgaaTCATTTTGCTTCCATAAGCGATAAGATGTTTGCTAGTATTCTTTGAAAAATAGGAAGCATGCAGCTTTTCTTGAACTGTTTCCCATTTGATAGTGAACTGTCTAGCGGTTCCATAAGATAGCGCTTATAGCGGAAAGAATTGGAGCGAGGTTATTATGATGACGACATCTGGGACGGTCCAACGTCGATCGTGTAATCACAGAGTCGTTCCTCAAAACATTAACAGGAGTATTCTCATAGATCGTTCAAACCTTAATCTTTCTCGTAGATTCGTTTTCACTGTAATATGCTCTACCAAAAGTCTTAGAAAACACATCAAAGGACACAACAACAGAGCGAACCGTCCGAAACACCGCGGATATGGTGATCTGATAAGACTAATACTTTCAAGAAAGAATCAGCTCTGGCAACCGATATTTGCTTTCGTGGAACGGTAAAGGATGAACCGTGagtatcaattttatttttaacaacacacactttttttggaaatattttcaactTACACTTTGCACTACATTGAAGCATCCTCCTAACAGCACGATCGCTACGAGAAACGCTATTCTGGGCCTTTTCCAAACTTTTTGCCGCATCTTGTCCACTTTTTCCTTTAACAACCACcaataaatttgtttcactCGTCTGCCCAACTTATTTTCCTCTCGGTATCACTGATAAAAATCACAAATGTTTGGTAAACACGGTACTCCTGCGAATGGCTCTAGGAACCAGTGAACCACAATCACTCTCATACGGCGCTGATGCCTTTTGTACAGCTAGAGGTGACCGTCAACGTCCCTAGCAGGCACAACACGTCCAGTCTGGTCTAGTTTCGATCGTGGAATGAGCGGGATGTGGCCACGATCGGCAGTATACGAGAGATCCCACAGGGCAATGCATAAAGATTTCATGCGAGATTGGCCTCTCAGAAGCCGAGCGCCGCATTGCTTCGGGTTGGTTCGAGTCACCGTGGCTGAACCGTTTGGTCCATGAGGACATGTTTTAGATTAACCGTAAATTGACTAAATGAGCAAAAATTCCCTTGTGATCGAAAGCATCTTCAATACCGTGATAACGGAACGGTCTCATAACAATGATACATTTGGTCgtttaaatataaatgaaGAATAGATATGTATTATGTTTATGATTACCCAAAAAAGGAGTTAAAATTACTAATAATGTAGCTTATTATATTATTtcgtaaaaataatttcaatctGCCGAGGATTTACGGTTTACATTTGATCACGTGGAACAAAGATTATCTGAGAAAATCACGTTTATCGTTGCGGCATGTAACCGTAACACAAAACTTGGCATAAAATATAACACACTTCAGCACGTGCCTTTGCTACGAAGTAAATACGAGttacatattttgaaatgtaGAGTTACAGGCACTGTTAAAATGACAGTTACAATAGTGTAAAAGAACCGTTTAGCATGGACCACTTAGTTCTCTTATCTGCATGTTGCCGTCCTGCTCCTGTTTATTTACGCAGCTGCACAACATCATAGGGAGTGAGAAAAGAATAACATATCCTATAACAAGAATAACACTCCTCTCCTCTCCTGCTTAGTCCTTCCGCTCGGTGACCCTGCGGCCTCTACCCTTTACtaattttttgtaattaattttaagtttaGACGTTATAAAGCCCTCGAGGCGAATAACAGTAAGtgcataataaaaataataaataataatgatattCTTCAGCCGCCAAGAAATGGACCATTCCGTTTCGCAGGTCGGTAAAACCCCCATTCATACAACAATTTGATGATGAATCATTCTTGTGATGCGTTCATGGTTTTTATTAACGGATCAATTAAATTCCAACAATTTAGCCGATTCCTCTATTTGGAAGAAACGGGATCAACAACACGATCAAACTCATGGAGGAAAGTTGTCTTGTAGCCATCGAAACAGTTGATTTCATTGATACTGCTCGAGGAGCATTGAGACAAGCggtcaattaattttcaattgacTGTTGGCTCCGCAAGATGGTTAAAGTAGAAGCAAGTGGATGACGCGAACTACTCCCAGTTCACCCGGCAGAGCACGCTGTTTGTGCGATAGGTTTGTTTGCGTACGTAAGatgcgcacgagcgcttatcGCTTCTCCATCAATGTGGACTATCTGGACCGAACTCAGCGCCCTCGGTCGGTACTGGACAATTTACCCTGGGATGTACGATAATCTGCTCAGCTGATTCACGACCGTCTTACAATTTCTGCTTCTTTCTCATGCAAATTGGTCATATGTTGgggattttcttctttcgtcaTGCGCTAGTGAGTTATGTGGAGGAAAGTTTATACAATTTCCCCATCGCATAGAATTCATTGAAACCTACGTACTAACATTGATATCAGGGATTCCACGACAACCGAGCGTCGTTAAAAAAATTGGCCCACGAGGGCGAAACACTCACTTTACGGCataggttcgaatcccaaccgataACAGACCCTCTCCTGTACTCACTATCCACGTGCacagtctcgtaagcccttaatacGGCACAGGGTCTTGACAACttttagaaaaatgttttagaaAACCTGAGAAAACTATTCTAGGATATTTCCCTACGGCCTACGTAATTACAAACAGGAAGCAcctatggaagaccatgcggtAGTACAGCTTTTCTTAAGAACTAGTGCGACTGTTAGATGTCATTATAGAAAGGCACCCGTTCGAAAATCCTATCAGAACCTTGTGAATCTAATTCCTCGACTATGTGAAAGACTTCGACATAATCTGACGAAACGCTGTGACGGGTTGCGAGGCATACACCGGATTGGGGCACAAGGCTTCTTCTAACTCTTGATTCAAATTCCTTAGATCCACAGATTCTCCAACACACGAAGTGTGCAATGTACATATTGCTCGCAGGAAAGGCCAGTTGTCCTGCATAATCTGAAACGTGGTATTTGCTTATGTAGGCAGGTAAACCACTCGGAATCTTCGAGTGGCGAATGTTCCGATAAATTCCTGGCCACGTATACGTGCGGGATGTGTGGAGACGAAGGATGAACCACGAGCTAGCTGAGGTATTAAGCGCGCAAGATAGTTCACGGCTGTCAGGTCCGTCAGAGATATCCGACTCATACCTCACCAAACAGATCCAGCAAGGAAAGGAGAAGACCAGCGAGCTCAAGTGGGTCCATTTCAAGAGGCATAAGGCGGCTCCATCTTCGACTGTCGCTGGAATTTtccgatttgaaaaaaatcctacAAAAACACACCGATTTTTATGGCAGCTTTTATAGCAGCTGAACGAATGAGCTTTTATTGCACAAAAGTTTCCACGACTGTTGCTAGTGATGCTAAAACCGAATCAAGTGTGGGGTCAAAATCTctgaatccgaatcccaatccatcaAATAGCCGATAGACGGTGCAAACCAAGCAATGCCGGTCAGGAAATTGCGCAGCctaaattaacggtacacacaaCGGTTTAAATACTCGTTGATCGAAATTAACGAATTTATGTACCACCTATtccatacattcagtttaaacgtccacaagaggtgtagccacgatggaaaacatggcggccggggcctcatttactcttttaccgacaTTTCCGATGTGAGCTTCACCGCTGTAAGTAGTTCTGCTGATCTTGAAAATCAACGTATGAAAAATATGATCTTTGCAGGGATTGAACATCGGGCACAGTGGTTTTGTAAGCAACACTGTCTAAAGAAGATTCTCAatcatgtttatgtttatgtttgatgTGCCGT
Coding sequences within:
- the LOC131266428 gene encoding uncharacterized protein LOC131266428 — its product is MRQKVWKRPRIAFLVAIVLLGGCFNVVQSIYDPRTSPQQNHVHMMPEMHGSYSQVHHHRPYEAETTYYTPMVRQYAPVQRQHHTVQQHGPSAPLYQPGVPLAPFPRDGQRAPEAKARALPYTQQQQSVPLASRSSFGYGAEDRLIGETLSAKPAVRAPIHPSLKDFDGINCPEGMTGHFVYAMDCRQFLNCWKGRGFIQSCAPGTLFNPETRECDHASKVSCLPAPVSLNGIRPATETREAPKLAAYTAPKQEQEPVCPPGVIGLLPHPTDCRKFVNCNNGARHIQDCGPGTAFNSRILVCDHIYNVDCDNTENIILGINRPQIPVPQSPTPPRAHYPTQASAGSQPVSVVVQPGGSPGGYDTSGQQSIHPDVEEIELLKETTADGNEYDDNRDQDAEYGGFDLRFNIGAPEVDRRQPKASRLDPTRAPAQRQPEQRPYPVYEPPPTKAIHSLKRDPIEEVQSIHRPVYVPPPPTASSTTTRVPLSEYPTTIARPLGTPQPTVRKEDINVQQHLDALKLMLSPYMKEHKQGVELNATKLSTMMTTTTTTTEEPPVVQVIGLPPPTPRGSKSTVAAPYSLLPTPGEVNEFFYGASDPVPLASWPLPPPYIMEQPTPPPESVVYPIYRRPTTTTTTTTTTTTSKPPAVRSRFGDNRPNPWQPMIVPHATTTRAPTTTTTTTVRTTTTTQDPCYGKFVCGNGVCIDEAEVCDGKDGCGNRADEKVCDHIGYELKLSKKAQGNVQVKVYDRWGYVCDDSFGIDAANVVCREAGYEGGAMEVKPHSHFPPNATDPSGDEDGPFFMMDAVRCHGNESSLRECNFNGWGVSDCNAEEVVGVVCRTPIMTCPQDYWLCHASEECIPLQFLCDNVRDCADGSDELPDHCKAPLAVRLAGGPNDREGRVEINYHGTWGTVCDDDFGVREARVICRQLGFNGTAEVRKNVYPPGSGQIWLDQVACNGTETSIEHCVHWHWGQHNCGHSEDVGVRCGVYVPTKPRTARLRNTRPNPRFDFVERSRKIHPDSCGRVMVDPTLRKPTYGARVVHGSETVYGHHPWQASLRVKTLHWCGAVLITRYHVLTAAHCLVGYAKSTYRVRIGDYHTTAYDQAEMDIFVENTYIHEQFRQGHHMSNDIAVVVLKTPVRFNNYVQPICLPAQNAPYEAGKNCTISGWGATVAGSKDSSFDLRAGIVPLLPDSVCRQPEVYGDSLIDGMFCAGTLEPGVDSCDGDSGGPLVCPNSDGTNVLTGIVSWGKHCGYVNKPGVYLNVAYYRDWIEQKLNQSLHQHGV